From a single Desulfitibacter sp. BRH_c19 genomic region:
- a CDS encoding carbamoyl-phosphate synthase subunit L — MERKINKVLVANRGVPAVRIMHTCRDLKIKNAAVYSTPDRLSQHVHMADSAVHIGDAPPGDSYLNIDKIIDAALKTSSDAVHPGWGFLAENDLFARKVMEAGLIWIGPPPEVIRAMGDKIESKKVAASIGIPVIPGSDNLTTVEEITHWMESERVDFPIMIKASAGGGGKGMLKVENNEQIGEALSQVRSEGMKSFGDDRVLVEKYIERGRHIEVQIVADEYGNVVHLYERECTIQRRNQKIVEETPSPSLDTGLRREFCNAAVRLMQKIGYVSAGTVEFIFDAPKRKFYFLEVNTRLQVEHGITELTTGLDIVGIMIDIAKGKPLPFMQSDIVSNRWSLEVRLNAEDPRQFSPSFGTITRMHSPQGPAVRISPGFYEGAEIPPYYDSLVMLIMATGADRRDAIRVMDRAISKNLRVEGVKTLAPLLLSIIRHPKFIEGEFSTRFIEEHMEELVSKFIEKDSEDEMLKVAKYVAEVSALGTPKWI, encoded by the coding sequence ATGGAAAGAAAGATCAATAAAGTGTTAGTAGCTAACCGTGGTGTGCCAGCGGTAAGAATCATGCATACCTGCCGGGATCTAAAAATAAAGAATGCTGCAGTTTATAGTACTCCAGACCGTCTTTCACAGCATGTCCACATGGCAGATTCTGCAGTACATATTGGTGATGCGCCGCCGGGTGATTCATATCTAAATATTGATAAAATCATAGACGCTGCCCTAAAGACAAGCTCAGATGCTGTACATCCAGGGTGGGGTTTTCTCGCTGAAAATGATCTTTTTGCTCGAAAAGTGATGGAGGCAGGGTTAATCTGGATCGGGCCGCCACCTGAAGTGATTCGCGCAATGGGGGATAAAATTGAATCAAAAAAAGTAGCTGCATCCATAGGTATTCCTGTAATACCAGGAAGTGATAACCTTACTACTGTTGAAGAGATCACACATTGGATGGAAAGTGAGAGAGTTGACTTTCCCATTATGATTAAAGCCTCTGCAGGGGGTGGAGGTAAGGGAATGCTCAAGGTTGAAAACAATGAACAAATTGGGGAAGCTCTTTCACAGGTTCGCTCCGAAGGAATGAAGTCTTTTGGAGATGATAGGGTGCTTGTAGAAAAATATATAGAGCGTGGACGACACATTGAAGTGCAGATTGTCGCTGATGAATATGGTAATGTTGTTCACCTTTATGAACGAGAATGTACCATTCAGAGACGCAACCAAAAAATCGTTGAGGAAACTCCATCTCCATCGTTAGATACAGGATTACGTCGAGAATTTTGCAATGCTGCTGTAAGACTGATGCAAAAAATTGGATATGTATCTGCAGGGACTGTTGAGTTTATTTTTGATGCACCCAAAAGGAAGTTTTATTTTCTGGAAGTAAACACTAGGCTACAGGTAGAGCATGGTATTACTGAATTGACTACTGGGTTGGACATAGTTGGTATTATGATAGACATAGCTAAGGGGAAACCCCTGCCATTTATGCAATCTGATATAGTATCAAATAGATGGTCACTTGAAGTCCGCTTAAATGCTGAAGACCCTCGCCAATTTAGTCCATCCTTTGGTACTATCACACGGATGCATTCACCTCAAGGACCAGCTGTTAGAATATCTCCTGGGTTCTATGAAGGAGCAGAAATACCTCCATACTATGATTCCTTAGTTATGCTCATTATGGCTACGGGTGCTGATCGTAGGGATGCAATTAGAGTTATGGACAGGGCTATCAGTAAAAATCTTCGCGTTGAAGGGGTTAAAACCTTGGCCCCGTTACTCTTAAGTATAATTCGGCATCCTAAATTTATAGAAGGTGAATTTTCTACTCGTTTTATAGAAGAACATATGGAGGAACTTGTTTCCAAGTTTATTGAAAAAGATAGTGAAGATGAGATGCTTAAGGTAGCAAAGTATGTAGCTGAAGTTTCAGCATTAGGCACTCCAAAATGGATTTGA